Proteins co-encoded in one Spirosoma endbachense genomic window:
- a CDS encoding radical SAM protein, producing MRLVSHPVLCNYYVTYRCNATCSFCDIWERPSPYVTLENARDNLRDLKKLGVRVVDFTGGEPLLHRQLPELLQEAKQLGFITTVTTNALLYPKYAERLRGLVDMLHFSLDSPVAEEHDQSRGVRCFDKVMESIALARQLGERPDILFTVFDRNIQQIRQMHEEICLPNKLVLILNPVFEYNTVETGARLSDQALSELSWWGKQKNVYLNEAFIQLRLDGGNHIDDPICKAASTTIVISPENKLVLPCYHLGLKDFAIDGRLHDLYRSEEVQKLVALEGRLPGCEGCVINCYMQPSFAVEMNKYWWKALPSTLKYNWVKGTWKQLV from the coding sequence ATGCGCCTAGTCTCCCATCCGGTTTTGTGTAACTACTATGTGACGTACCGCTGTAACGCCACATGTAGTTTTTGTGATATCTGGGAGCGGCCTTCGCCTTACGTTACACTGGAGAATGCACGTGACAATCTGCGTGATCTGAAGAAACTGGGCGTTCGGGTAGTTGATTTTACGGGTGGCGAACCTTTGCTACACCGCCAGTTACCCGAACTACTCCAGGAAGCGAAGCAGCTTGGTTTCATCACAACCGTAACGACCAACGCACTCCTGTATCCAAAATATGCCGAACGGTTGCGGGGCTTGGTCGATATGCTCCATTTCTCGCTCGATTCTCCCGTGGCTGAAGAGCACGATCAGTCGCGGGGAGTGCGGTGTTTCGACAAGGTGATGGAATCGATTGCGCTGGCCCGTCAACTGGGTGAACGACCTGATATTCTGTTTACGGTATTTGATCGAAACATTCAGCAAATCAGGCAGATGCACGAGGAAATTTGCCTGCCTAACAAGCTGGTACTGATCCTGAATCCTGTTTTTGAGTATAATACCGTTGAGACTGGTGCCCGTTTGTCTGATCAGGCGCTGAGCGAGTTATCGTGGTGGGGCAAACAGAAGAACGTTTACCTCAATGAAGCGTTTATCCAGCTTCGGCTCGATGGGGGCAACCACATTGATGACCCAATTTGTAAAGCGGCCAGCACGACGATCGTTATTTCTCCTGAAAATAAATTAGTGCTGCCCTGTTATCACTTAGGCCTGAAAGACTTCGCCATCGATGGTCGTTTGCATGACCTTTACCGTTCCGAGGAAGTTCAGAAGTTAGTAGCGCTGGAAGGCCGGTTGCCTGGTTGTGAGGGTTGTGTGATCAACTGCTATATGCAGCCGTCATTTGCCGTCGAGATGAATAAATACTGGTGGAAGGCTTTGCCCAGTACACTCAAATACAATTGGGTAAAAGGGACCTGGAAACAGTTAGTCTAG
- the accD gene encoding acetyl-CoA carboxylase, carboxyltransferase subunit beta gives MSWFVRKDKGIQTPTEMKREAPDGLWYQCPNCKKAMHTREHKLNAYTCVHCNYHEKIGSEAYFSILFDDNEFTELDANMTSADPLKFVDTKAYPDRVKSTIAKTGLKDAVRTAYGLMNGTTVTMAVMDFNFIGGSMGSVVGEKIARAIDYAIKNKTPFLMISRSGGARMMEAGFSLMQMAKTSAKLALLSEAKIPYVSLLTDPTTGGVTASYAMLGDFNIAEPEALIGFAGPRVIRETIGKDLPKGFQSAEFVLDHGFLDFIVDRKDLKDKLTNLFRMLQ, from the coding sequence ATGTCTTGGTTCGTCCGAAAAGATAAGGGTATTCAAACCCCGACCGAAATGAAACGGGAGGCTCCCGACGGTCTGTGGTATCAATGCCCAAACTGCAAAAAAGCAATGCATACACGTGAGCATAAGCTCAATGCCTACACCTGTGTTCATTGTAATTATCACGAAAAAATTGGCTCAGAGGCCTATTTTTCTATCCTGTTCGATGATAACGAATTCACCGAACTCGATGCAAACATGACGTCTGCCGATCCACTGAAATTTGTCGATACAAAAGCCTATCCGGATCGGGTAAAGTCAACGATCGCCAAAACCGGACTGAAAGATGCTGTTCGAACGGCCTATGGCCTAATGAATGGTACTACGGTAACGATGGCGGTTATGGATTTTAACTTTATTGGCGGTTCGATGGGATCGGTCGTTGGCGAAAAAATTGCCCGTGCCATCGATTATGCCATTAAAAATAAGACACCTTTCCTGATGATATCCCGATCGGGTGGTGCAAGGATGATGGAAGCTGGTTTTTCGCTCATGCAAATGGCCAAGACCTCAGCAAAACTAGCCCTGTTATCGGAAGCTAAAATACCTTACGTATCGCTACTAACTGATCCTACAACGGGTGGAGTGACTGCGTCCTATGCGATGCTTGGCGATTTTAATATTGCCGAGCCAGAAGCGTTGATTGGTTTTGCCGGTCCCCGCGTTATTCGCGAAACCATTGGTAAAGATTTGCCCAAAGGTTTCCAAAGCGCCGAATTTGTTCTGGATCATGGCTTTCTCGATTTTATCGTTGATCGGAAAGATTTGAAAGATAAATTGACGAACCTGTTCAGAATGCTTCAATAG
- a CDS encoding DNA alkylation repair protein yields MTYRDVKTNLLAHADPERAKVSAWFFKTKPGQYGEGDQFLGLSMPQQHSIAKQYLRLPMEDVEQLLREPFHEMRMTGLLIWVYQARKTSSIEREALMDRYVANRRYINNWDLVDVTCPHLVGRPLLQNDRSVLYELAQEDHLWSQRIAIVSTMAFIRAGQFADTFAISEALLTHKHDLIHKAVGWMLREIGKRNVDALEEFLHDHIHQMPRTALRYAIEKFEPARRKYYLTL; encoded by the coding sequence GTGACCTATAGGGACGTAAAAACTAACTTACTGGCCCATGCTGACCCTGAACGGGCCAAAGTTTCAGCCTGGTTTTTTAAAACAAAGCCCGGTCAATATGGAGAAGGTGATCAATTTCTGGGGCTTTCCATGCCGCAGCAACACAGTATAGCCAAACAATACCTGCGTCTTCCAATGGAGGATGTGGAACAATTACTCCGTGAACCGTTTCACGAAATGCGAATGACTGGGCTCTTGATCTGGGTTTATCAGGCTAGAAAAACAAGTTCGATAGAACGGGAGGCCCTAATGGATCGATATGTAGCGAATCGACGTTACATCAACAACTGGGATCTGGTTGATGTCACTTGCCCGCATCTTGTTGGTCGGCCCTTGCTCCAGAATGATCGGTCTGTATTGTATGAACTGGCTCAGGAAGATCATTTGTGGAGCCAGCGGATTGCTATTGTTTCGACAATGGCTTTCATTCGGGCAGGTCAATTTGCCGACACATTCGCTATTTCGGAGGCCTTACTGACCCATAAACACGATCTGATTCACAAAGCAGTGGGCTGGATGCTTCGTGAAATTGGTAAGCGTAACGTGGATGCACTTGAGGAATTTTTGCATGATCATATCCACCAAATGCCTCGTACGGCGCTACGCTATGCCATCGAAAAATTTGAACCAGCTCGACGAAAGTATTATCTGACACTATAG